In one Lolium rigidum isolate FL_2022 chromosome 3, APGP_CSIRO_Lrig_0.1, whole genome shotgun sequence genomic region, the following are encoded:
- the LOC124699381 gene encoding uncharacterized protein LOC124699381, with protein MGSNLHQRKQRDLELLRCARLRIHTFPITKVGMVLQLKGSWRVCTLGTMFLTSSRFSLLKMSAPEDHQVIQVVMAVALIPREEGMRGLQGAVLALACLLEHLKILVQVVQLEEEARKLDTERKTSMQLKRMILLRGCHHSMWGHSTSC; from the exons ATGGGAAGCAACTTGCACCAACGGAAGCAGAGAGACCTGGAGCTGCTGAGGTGTGCCCGGCTAAGGATCCACACCTTCCCAATCACAAAAGTTGGAATGGTTCTCCAGCTCAAGGGCTCATGGAGGGTATGTACCTTGGGTACTATGTTCTTGACATCTTCAAGATTCAGTCTTTTGAAGATGAGTGCTCCTGAAGATCATCAG GTTATTCAAGTGGTGATGGCCGTGGCACTGATTCCAAGAGAGGAAGGCATGAGAGGCCTCCAGGGTGCCGTACTAGCTCTCGCGTGCCTTCTAGAGCACCTCAAGATACTGGTCCAGGTAGTTCAGCTAGAGGAAGAGGCAAGAAAGTTGGACACAGAAAGAAAGACAAGCATGCAGCTGAAGAGGATGATCTTATTGAGAGGGTGCCACCATTCAATGTGGGGGCATAGCACATCTTGCTGA